TTAACAAAACCAATGCAACAGCTAAGTAAATCGCCAAAATTAAATTAGAAATGGTAAAAACATTTGTCTGTACGGGTTCCGATTCTATAGTTCCAATCAATAAAGGAAGCATTTCAATATCGGGCTGAGAACTTACTGTATCGACCAAAATTGTATATGGTATTTTTACAAATGGTAAAAAAATAGATAAAAGAATACTCAACATTAAATAAGCTCGTATCTCAACAAAAAACCTTTCGTTTCGCAAAAACAAAAAGTATATCAGATAAAACAAAGCCAATATAACCGATGATTGCAGAAAATACTCATGTAAATCTGTCATATCTATTTCTCCTTCTCAATTTGTCGCTTAGCAATTTCTATCATTTCTTCTAATTCCTGAATGCTTAGCTTATTATCCTTAGCAAAGAAAGATGCCATTCGAGAAAACGATCCATTAAAATAATTTGTCACCAAAGCTCCTGCTTTAAAGCCCGAATAATCTTCTTTAGGAATCTTTACTATAAACAAATGCGATTTTCCTGCCGGAATTTTATTAACAAATCCTTTTTTTTCCAAAGCATTCATTACGGTAGCCACAGTAGTATAAGCCGGTTTTGGATCGGGAAACCTAACCACAACCTCTCTTACGCTGGCTTTTTCCAGCTCCCATACAATTTGCATTACTTGCTCTTCTGCTTTCGTTAACTCCTTCATAACAAACTTTACTTTTAGATTAATCTACTACAAACTTAGTACTAATTTTTTAGTAGACAAATTTTATTACTAAAAACTTAGTAGATAATTTTATTTCGCATAACAATTTTGAATAATGTCTGCGTTTTTATTAACTATGCAAAAAATTAATTGATGGAAAAATTCGAACTATCTCCTTCTGATTATCCTATCGGGAAAAGAGTAAGGAAAGAGCTGTCTTTATTAGGACTTTTAGTACTAATACTTTTCTTTTTTGTGGGTTTAAATGTTGTTTATTTTACATCGGTATTTTTCATGTACATTCTGCTTTTACTCTTAAAGCGCAATAGAATTATTATTAAATTAAAATTTGATAATGAAAATAAAGAACTCATACTTTACTATTATTATTTAATATTTTTAAAAGGAGAAGAACACATTCCATACCCTAAATTAATAAGTAAATTAAGCATGAAACGTTTCGGTTTTGGTGCCGCAACCGAAACTTTGGAAATTTTTAAAGGCAAAATTCTTTCTGGGGAAATTCGCAAAGACGGTAAATGGAAATGGCCCAAAGAGCAAATAAGATTGATTTCCGAAAAATTATCTGAGATCGACAAAAATAATTCTTACTAATTTAAGTTAAGAAAGGTACAATTCATATTTAGAAGTTAAGAGCAAGCTCAATTTATTTATCTTTGATATAGAAATAGTAATTGTCATTAAAATCAGATCTTATTCGTAATTTATTAACATATATTATTCTATTGCTTCTTTTTATCGGAAACTCAATTATTGCAAACGGGCAACAAGTAATTTCCGACACCCTTTTTTCTCCTCTCCCCAAAAATCATTTACAAGACAGCACTATTATAATTTCGCGCGATACCATTATATTTTTAATGGATACCGTTCATGAGAGAAATAAAAAAGAACAAAAAAGTGGTAGTAAATTTTACCATGCCATAAAACGAGGTGCCTACAAACGAAAACTCACCAAAGAGCTTTATAAATTATTTTTTGTTGCTCCAGATAAAATGTCGCCTACCGATACAATTAAAACAGAGCGAAGCGAAACTGCCTTTGTTATTTATCAGGGTAAAATAATTCGAAATATAGAAGTTAAAGTACTAGAACCTTTTGGATCGAGTTTATACGACACAACAAAAGTAGCTACCAGCTGGATTGAAACAACAGGAAATAAGCTTCATCATACCAGTAGAAGGAGCCATTTAAAACGCTTGTTGCATATTAATTCAGGAGATAAAGTTGACGCCTATCAGTTAGCTGATAATGAACGCTTAATTCGTCAGCTCGACTATATTAAAGATGCCTATTTTAAAGTTATTCCTGTTTCGGGATCAGGTAAATTTGTAGATCTTCAATTGTGGGTTAAAGATCAGTTTTCCTGGGGTGCTAATTTAAATCTTGGCTCCGATTTTTCGAGCGAATTTGAGTTTTATAGCCGAAATTTATATGGAATTGGGCACGAATTTAGCAATACATTTCATTACGAATCTAGCGAAAATCAGAAATTTGGATACTCAGGAATGTATAAAATAAAAAATCTTAAAAGATTATATATTAATGCTACTTTTAACTATCAAAATACCTACGAAAAAGCAGTAATTGGAGTCGATTTTGAAAAAGAATTTGAAACATACAACACCAAGCGTGCAGGTGGATTTAGTCTTTCCAAGACTATGAGAGCAGATGAAATTATGGATGATGATCCCATATTAAATGAAATTCCACTTGATTTTAATTACGGAAATATTTGGTACGGAAGAGCTTACAAATTAAACGCTAAAAATCTATTTGCAAGAAGGCGCATGTTTATTACGGGGCGAATTTCGAGCCGAAAATTCTTTGAAAGACCAGAAACAGGACCTGAGTTAAACCAATTTTTTCACAACAATATTCTTTATTTATCGGGCCTAAGTATTAGTCAAATTCAGTACTACAAAAGTAATTTAATTTACAATTTTGGTAGAACTGAGGATATTCCTTACGGATTTTTAGCCCAAATGAATGTTGGTTACGAAGACCGGGAATATTCGCACCGATTTTATCTAGGCTTTGATTTACAAAAAGCAAGCTACATAAGAAAAACAAAAAGTTATCTTTTTAATCGGCTAGCAATTGGTGGCTTTTTTAATTCTAAACGATTCGAACAGGGTACTCTAATTGCTCAGTCGAATTTTTTTAGCCGAATTAGAAAAATTGGGGCTTTGCGATTTAGAAATTTTGGTAGCTTAAAATATACTCTTGGAATAAGACGATTTCCTGAAGAATTTATCACTATAAACAATAAATATGGAATTCGTGGTTTTAATAGTGAACAAGTTAGCGGAACACAAAAAATTACTTTAAATCTGGAAACAGTAACATTTACACCTTATATGCTTGGTGGTTTTAAATTTGCATTTTACAGTTTTGCAGATATGGGAATTATTGGAAGTAATAATAAAAATATCTTTAAAGAAGATTACCATTACGGATTAGGAGTTGGTATTAGACTACACAACGAAAATCTTGTTTTTAAAACCATACAAATACGATTTGCATATTATCCAAAAGCTCCTAATGATTTTAGCTCTGCAGGATTTCGTTTATCGGGCGAAGAACGACCTAAGTTTAATGATTTTAAAGTTAGTCAACCAGAAACTATATCTTTCGAGTAAGCTTAAATTTTACTTTCTTTCCAATTTACAAACCGAAGGTAAAACCAAGAAGCCAAAGCAAGAAAACCCGCATAAAAATACTCCGAGATCCACACTCCTGAAATTGGCAAACGAAAAACTTCAATAAGCATATAAACACCGCCTAAATAAAATACCAAAACCAAAATTTCTATTAGCAAGGCATGAAAAGTATTTCCTGTTCCCGAAACACCCTGAAACAAAGTAATTGCAATAGGAAACAATAATGCTGCACCAAAAATAACATACAACACTGGTTTGGTATCTGAAATTAAACTTGCCTCTTCGGTATAAATTGAGATAACAAGTTCTGGGTTTATCATACTTACTCCTACCAATATCAATACACATAAAAAGGAAAGTTTTATGGTTTTAAAAATTACTGGTAATACCTCTTTTTGATTTCCCTCACCAATTACTTGGCTAACCAAAGTATTAGCTGCCGAGGCAAAAGCCCATACAGGAACCATTATCAATACATATATGCTTCTTATGATGTTAGAAATTGCCAGTTCTCTCTCTCCCATTTTCTCTACTAACAAAAAGAAAATAAACCAACACGACAAGGATAAAAAATTCTGAATCATCATAGGAAATGATACTTTCAACAATCGGCCATATAAACTTTTATCGATACTTGGAAAAGCAAATATATTGTATTTTTCAATTGGAGTTTTACGAAGTGTATAAACAATAAAAAATACCAATACAGATACTTCGGCAATTACCGAAGCCAATGCTGCTCCTTTAATTCCCATTTCGGGTAAACCAAATTCACCAAAAATTAAGGAGTAATCGAAAAATATATTAATAATGGCCATAAAAGCTGTACTCCAACTAATTATTTTAGTTTTAGCAACTCCAATATAAAAGGCTCTAAATAACAAATTAATACATGCAAAAAGAATTCCCCATGCACGAACCGAAATATAATCGTTACTAGCCTGAAAAATTGCATCCGATTTTACAATGGTTTTCAATATTGGCGGAGACAGAATTTGCATAAATCCCAACAGCAAAACCGATAAAGCCACAAGAAAATACAAAGCATGATCGAAAGTTTTTCCTACCAACTTATAATTTCCTTCTCCATATCGGCGTGCAATTACTATTTGTACACCTAAACCAAATCCCCAAGCAAGCATTATTACTGCAAAATAAAAAATAGTTGCAATGGCTGCTGCACCCAAAGCTGTCTCGCTTAGGTGTCCCAAAAAAGCAGTATCGGTTAGTGCAATTATATTTTGAGCTATACTACCTAAAATAATAGGATAAGCAATTTTCCAGATATTAGAATAATTGGTCTGTATTTTCACAACAATAGTAATAAGATAAAAAAGCCGGTTCCAAAAATTGAAACCGGCGAAAATTAATTCTTTTATTTTAAATAATCGTCAAAATAATTGCTGACCTTTTGTTTTAGGTGAATTCGATCTTTTCCACGAACATTATGTTCCGCTCTTGGATAAGGGAAATAATCAACCTGAACATTATTCTTAATACACTCACGAATAAAATTAAGACTGTGCTGCCATAATACTGTATTATCAACAGCACCCTGGCAAATTAAAAGTTTCCCTTTTAAATCTTTAGCCTTGGCAATTAAAGAGGTTTTTGCATATCCTTCAGGATTTTCTTGTGGAGTATCCATATATCGCTCGCCATACATAACCTCATACCATTTCCAGTCTATTACCGGACCACCAGCTACAGCAACTTTAAATACATCGGGATAATTTGTAATAAGAGAGATAGTCATAAAACCGCCATAACTCCAGCCATGCACTCCTATTCTATCAGCATCGACATAAGGCAAAGATTTTAAAAATTCAATCCCTTTCATTTGATCGGCCATTTCGGGCTGACCACACTGGCGGTGAATTACTGTTTCGAACTCTTTTCCTCGGTTTGCAGAACCTCTGTTATCAAGAATATAAAGTAAATAACCATTCTGAGCCATATATTGTTCCCAAAGTCTGCATCCGCCCATCCAAGTATTGGTAACCAATTGTGCATGCGGACCACCATATACGTAAACCACAACAGGATATTTTTTATTAGGATCGAAGTTAGCAGGTTTTACCATTCGGTAATGCAAATCTGTTTTTTCATCGGCCGATTTAATGGTTCCTAAGGAAATCTCTCCTAAGTTGTAATCGTTTAACTTATTCTCAGCATTAACAAGTTCTTTAATAAGCTTACCTTTGGTATCGGCAACAGCTATTTTTCTAGGTAAATTAAGGCTACTATAGGTATCAAGAATATATTTTCCATCGGCACTAACTTTTACCGAATGGTATCCTTCATCTAAAGTTAAACGAGTACGTTTTCCTGTCTTTAAACTCACTTTGTAGGCATGTCTGTCTATTGGGCTCACTTCTGTCGAAATATAAAACATGTACTTTTCAGATTTATCAAAACCTAAAATTTCGGTTATTTCCCAATTTCCCGAAGTAATTTGTTTAATTAAATTACCTTCAGTATTGTACAAATATGCATGATTAAAACTATCGCGATTATTGGTTTGATAAATAAACTGATCTGGTTTATTCTCTAAAAATATAAGCTTATACGAAGGCTCTACCCAACGATCATCTTTCTCTTCGAACAAAGTTTTAACAAATGCACCTGTTCTTGCATCGTATTTATTTAATTTTGCATGATTAGAAGCACGATTTAACACTTGAATATAAATGTAATTTCCTGCTGGTCCCCATGATATATTTGTTAAATATTGATCTGAACCAAAATCATCCGGCTTAATCCATACAGTAGATTTTGTGGCCAAATTATAAACCCCCAGGCTTACAAGTTCACTTTCCATTCCGCACATTGGATACTTAATCTCCCTTAAATCTCCTACGCGAGTATTAATATCAACCAAGGGAAAA
This genomic interval from uncultured Marinifilum sp. contains the following:
- a CDS encoding MATE family efflux transporter; the protein is MKIQTNYSNIWKIAYPIILGSIAQNIIALTDTAFLGHLSETALGAAAIATIFYFAVIMLAWGFGLGVQIVIARRYGEGNYKLVGKTFDHALYFLVALSVLLLGFMQILSPPILKTIVKSDAIFQASNDYISVRAWGILFACINLLFRAFYIGVAKTKIISWSTAFMAIINIFFDYSLIFGEFGLPEMGIKGAALASVIAEVSVLVFFIVYTLRKTPIEKYNIFAFPSIDKSLYGRLLKVSFPMMIQNFLSLSCWFIFFLLVEKMGERELAISNIIRSIYVLIMVPVWAFASAANTLVSQVIGEGNQKEVLPVIFKTIKLSFLCVLILVGVSMINPELVISIYTEEASLISDTKPVLYVIFGAALLFPIAITLFQGVSGTGNTFHALLIEILVLVFYLGGVYMLIEVFRLPISGVWISEYFYAGFLALASWFYLRFVNWKESKI
- a CDS encoding BlaI/MecI/CopY family transcriptional regulator, with translation MKELTKAEEQVMQIVWELEKASVREVVVRFPDPKPAYTTVATVMNALEKKGFVNKIPAGKSHLFIVKIPKEDYSGFKAGALVTNYFNGSFSRMASFFAKDNKLSIQELEEMIEIAKRQIEKEK
- a CDS encoding DPP IV N-terminal domain-containing protein, producing MKRFFLLSYLLINCGLVLSLQAQKKKLSMEDAILGQWRQFYPENLSQLSWKGESNVISYATAQEILAAIPGKEAKVIFSLSDLNEVLKSGNCKELKYIPKYSWLNSNVIQLNDGKKLLQIDIANKKILLKLDFNSKAENSEFCQINNSFAYTIENNLYISNKNGEIAVTNNTDKNIVNGQTVSRSEYGINGGIFWGPKGEQLAFYRKDESKVSSFPLVDINTRVGDLREIKYPMCGMESELVSLGVYNLATKSTVWIKPDDFGSDQYLTNISWGPAGNYIYIQVLNRASNHAKLNKYDARTGAFVKTLFEEKDDRWVEPSYKLIFLENKPDQFIYQTNNRDSFNHAYLYNTEGNLIKQITSGNWEITEILGFDKSEKYMFYISTEVSPIDRHAYKVSLKTGKRTRLTLDEGYHSVKVSADGKYILDTYSSLNLPRKIAVADTKGKLIKELVNAENKLNDYNLGEISLGTIKSADEKTDLHYRMVKPANFDPNKKYPVVVYVYGGPHAQLVTNTWMGGCRLWEQYMAQNGYLLYILDNRGSANRGKEFETVIHRQCGQPEMADQMKGIEFLKSLPYVDADRIGVHGWSYGGFMTISLITNYPDVFKVAVAGGPVIDWKWYEVMYGERYMDTPQENPEGYAKTSLIAKAKDLKGKLLICQGAVDNTVLWQHSLNFIRECIKNNVQVDYFPYPRAEHNVRGKDRIHLKQKVSNYFDDYLK
- a CDS encoding ShlB/FhaC/HecB family hemolysin secretion/activation protein, yielding MSLKSDLIRNLLTYIILLLLFIGNSIIANGQQVISDTLFSPLPKNHLQDSTIIISRDTIIFLMDTVHERNKKEQKSGSKFYHAIKRGAYKRKLTKELYKLFFVAPDKMSPTDTIKTERSETAFVIYQGKIIRNIEVKVLEPFGSSLYDTTKVATSWIETTGNKLHHTSRRSHLKRLLHINSGDKVDAYQLADNERLIRQLDYIKDAYFKVIPVSGSGKFVDLQLWVKDQFSWGANLNLGSDFSSEFEFYSRNLYGIGHEFSNTFHYESSENQKFGYSGMYKIKNLKRLYINATFNYQNTYEKAVIGVDFEKEFETYNTKRAGGFSLSKTMRADEIMDDDPILNEIPLDFNYGNIWYGRAYKLNAKNLFARRRMFITGRISSRKFFERPETGPELNQFFHNNILYLSGLSISQIQYYKSNLIYNFGRTEDIPYGFLAQMNVGYEDREYSHRFYLGFDLQKASYIRKTKSYLFNRLAIGGFFNSKRFEQGTLIAQSNFFSRIRKIGALRFRNFGSLKYTLGIRRFPEEFITINNKYGIRGFNSEQVSGTQKITLNLETVTFTPYMLGGFKFAFYSFADMGIIGSNNKNIFKEDYHYGLGVGIRLHNENLVFKTIQIRFAYYPKAPNDFSSAGFRLSGEERPKFNDFKVSQPETISFE